The Gouania willdenowi chromosome 22, fGouWil2.1, whole genome shotgun sequence nucleotide sequence CCCGGGATCCGACTGGTAGAACCCGCCGTTGACTTGGGCAGAGCTTTCCTCCCCTCGAacagcagcaccagcagcaaGTCCACCAAACGCATAGTGTCCAGCACACAGCGCTCGTCTCCTCCCAGAGCGGACTCCATGGAGTCAGGCAGCGCAGAGCGCAGCAGGTCCTGAACCGTATGGGACAGACACAGGACAGACGGAACAAACACAggacagacagaaaaaacaagacaaagggGGAGGGAAAAGACATTAGCGCTGCTGTGAAACAGGAAGTTGCATTACCATCTCTACGAACGTACATGTGTGACAAGCGGTGAGCCCCTGCACAGCGTGGACAACAGGCTAACGATGGTCGACACCTGGTTGCTGACTTTAGAgtcgggggtggggggggcggCGCCGGTGGAGGCTCGGCCGGGCTTGCAGGCGGAGGCGGGGCCCGTTGTCGTGCCGCCGGCGGCAGCCATTCGGGACAGCAGCTCCTCCGTCAGACCGTGCTTTGCTAAGGGGGCGGGGTCAATGCCACGCCTGGTAAAGCGGTCGGCCAACGACGCAAAGCAGCGCAGAGCGCCGTCTGACACCTAAAGGACAGAGGTCAGAAGTCACTTTGTGTCGCTGTTTGGACGGCTCAGAGACTGAATCTAACCCAGGATAATACAGTAGGACTCACTCTATAGTCAATACTATTCAGATCATCTTCTAGTTAACCCAGTTTAATAGAGTCTGAATTTGGTCAACGCTGTCTTATCCGTTTCAGTCTGTAATACAACACCCGGTCAGTATAACATCTGTTTCACAGGGCTGAGCTATATCCAGGTTAATCCTGATATCCTGGATGAGTTGATCCAGGATGTGAATGGAACAGCCATTTCATTAAAGATAAAATATATTGGTTGCCATGGAGACACAGTCAGTGCAGCTAACCTGCTCCTGAGCAGGATAAATTGAGGCTTAACTTATCCTGCTGCTCATTTAATGAATCTTTGGTGAAACACCCCCTGTTCTAACCTGGTCTAACCTaattctggtacctggtggtcCTCGTGCTTCAGCAGGCTGGACAAAGACTCCACACAGGTCTCCAAAGAGGAGTCCTGAGGCTCCATCTTACTGCAGAGCCTGGAGACGACAGCCATGGCCGAGTGCAGCGTGTCTTTGTGCACCAGGTGTCCGCTGTCTCTGATGAAGCTCAGCACGCAGTTCAGACCCCCAGCCTCGAACACAGAGCCAGACTCACGGGTGCAGATCAGCTCCAGGACCTGGGTCAGCATAGAGGGggaggtgatgatgatgataataataaaaataatgattaggGCTGTCAATTTGGCGATATAATTCATGATTTATATGTCACGATACAATGTATCCCGATactaaaaaatacaatcaataattaagtacaaaatggtatgaaatacaatttattttatgtttatcaacttgtgagaacaagtaaatggtaacgaACTGTAATtaaagtaccaatatcaaataCAAGTAATATGTTCATCaagtgtcaaattacatttttcaaaaaagtttaattgTTACTTctccaacagattctgattctgttaagttctttaaTTCTTAATAAAAAGTAActacatacatttataaaagCGATAgtaaagctaaaatgcattgaggagtgaggtaatttaacaaggtctgatgatGCGTTCTCTGACAACTAGTGACCaggagtttacgtgctatgctaatgttagcgcaaataattttcttgttgttgttgttgttaaaaaCCAGAAATGTAGCATTTTTAGATCAATATGATAATCTCacaatatatcgccaaatcaattttttctgaCGCCCTTAATGATGATCTGacagagggggcggggcttacctTGACACACTGTTCGGCCAGGTCTCTGCTGGTGCGGTTGTTGAGCTCCACCACCACCAGGCGGTTACACAGAGCTTTAATGGCGCCGTCCACGCCCACGATCCTTCGCGTGCACTCGGCCGACACGTCCAGGTAGTAGGTGATGGCACGGGCCGTCACCTCCAGCACGTTATCAGGAGCGCTCTCATCCAGGAAGATCTTACAGAGCGCCGGGAGGAAGGTCCGAGGGGGGCACCTgcaggagggggcggggcattaACGCACACACTAATACACACAAGCTTTACACTTGAGTCCAGCCTGTGGCGCTCACGTCTCAAAACAGCGGTCCACATTGTCAGACATGAGCAGCAGCATGCAGAGCTGCTCCAGGGCGATGAGCTGCATGTCTCGCTCCTCGCCCTGACCCATTTGGAGCCACTCCAGCAGAGTGTCGGGGTCCACGTCCGCCATCCTGCAGGGgctgccccacacacacacacacacacacacacacacacacacacacacacacacacacacacacacacacacacacacacacacacacacacacacacacacacaaaatcatgGCTCCTCCCTCTCTGAGACAGTTGTGTTCAATTCTATCCAAGCATACACGCGTGTGTATGTAATCTCACCTAGCCGCTCAGCGCCCAATCACGGCTCAAAACTGCTGTTCAGGATTCATCCAACCAACCAGGGGGTGGAGTCACAGGTAAGGGGGCGTGGCTCCTTTTCACAGGGGATTGTGGGGATTGCAGTCTTTCCTGTGGAGAGGACAAGACACCAGTGTTGGTGAAGAGGTGCATGCTAGGAATGTGGTGGGTGTGGCCTAAGTTATTTATCACACGTTAATAAAGGGCAATCAAGGCGCGTCATCAAACCTGAAGtagccatattggaggtactcaacaggtaaacaaagcagatcccGAAAGTCGAACTAAAGGAAATGGTGAATGATTGCCGTGtttcagaccgtgaaaaacatttggagttatatcgactgccaaaagttataacaaatcagggagaacaatgtccaaAGTTATCAGATTTCCTCTGATGGAGACATGAAAAAAACAGGACAGGAactatttattatttctgtaaAGGATAGGAACTGTCACTCAGTGACTACTGACCTTTTGAAGTTTATTAGAGATATTATAAGATTCAAACTATGGGTTGACGGATCAATAAGATAAAATCCCTATCGGTGTATCGATACGGACAGCCTTCACAGATATCTCACCGACAACACTGATGTCTATGTCTGTGACTGGTTTGTATTTAAATGATGAAGATCATCAGCTGTAAGACCTCCATCAGCCTCATTCCGAGTAAATTAAAGCCTCTGCCGGACTGTGAGATCCATGGAGGGGCTGGACGTCACGAAGGCCCGAACATCACCGCGGAGCTCTGACTCAGAAGATCTGGGCTCCGGTGTCTCTGCTTCTGCTGCTTATGTTCGGAGCTCCGAGGGCTCCTGCCGAGCaacaaatactgtttttttggTGGGGGCTGACACCCCGGTCCACCGACAGACCGGAGAATTATCAGTTTAACACCGTCAGCCAGCCAACTAATAAATTAAACACAGACTGAGCACTTAACgctgagctaacgctagcacccTGAGGCTAATCTCAACACTCGATTTGACATTTATCAAAACGTGTTTTCAAAGATTAAAACTTACTCCAACACTcagttaatgtgtttttattatatctTTATGGAATTTCTgggtaaatgtgttttaaataatgaaaaactcCTGATGCGGCCTTGAGTTTTTAAAGACAGCCTCGGACCTAAAGTTCTAGGAGAGCGGACAGGCCGCGCTGCCGTCGCGGACAATCATCACAAGCGAGCTCGGCCCTGGAGCCGAGGCCGCGGGAGCTCCAAGCACCAACTCACCGTTTGCTTTTTAAGGCTTCGGCTGCTCCGACAGGGACGGTTGTCCGCGAACAATGACGTGTAAAGGGCCGAGTATGTGTGAGGAGGTCCGCAGTAACATCAGCCAGTTCCCATGACGAGCCTGTCTGAAAGGTCAGAGCCGAGCTGAGTTTAGCCGAACACACACGACTTTAGCCGAACGGAGCCGAACGATGCTTTCCGGAGCCGAGCGATTTACATCTGAAAACTGATTTTTACCTCATCGATCTAGCTTTTGTTCAgagatttaaattatttttttaaaaaggatttcaccacatgatatttcataaaatgttcatcagcgggcaaggtttgcatgaatattatgatggcaAAAAACACTTATAAATCTCATGCAGGACTATAAAACTAAAATAGGGCAGCAAATAAAtttaattagttattattattattattattattattataaacaggcccatatggggtgccaagtgtaaaaatttagtatgaAAGTTTGATATTTggacacaacaaaataaatgacagtttagtaagtaacatttaaaaacacacgcATATATACTAAGTTATATATATTGGagtctttttatgcatttaaaccttttttttaacttaaagaAATGATGCAGTTAATAATATTAGGTGTGacgtcatatatatataaagataacGAGGTTATAAAATTCAGAGCTCACCTACaagaaatatgtaaatataattgtatagatttaacatataatgtaatgagttttaaaggTAGGTTTTTGTCACACATGTTTCACTTAATTAGAAAAATCTATCATAGCAGTAAAAATCGCTGCCTGTGGGTTTTTTCGGTGCCTGTCAGAACTAACTGAGGGCACATTCTAAGTAGGCTGGGCAGTCGATCACAGAGCGGAGCAGAGCAGAGCGGAGTGGAGGATTCCAGAACTTTCTAACAGTTCGGCTCAGGTATGTAATCCGATCAAAACCCGGTATTACTATAGTCTACCCGATATAACCCGGTAGTATACAGTAGAACTCAGTCTAATCCGTTCAGATTCTGTTCTGTTTAACCAAGACTGTTTCTAGCTAACCCAGCTTGATAGAGTCTGAATTAGTTAGACTCGGTCTATGGTTAATTCGGCCTGTTCACATCTGTCCCACAGAGCCAGGTTAACCTGAGAGTAATACGCGCTATAGCCAGGCTAATCCTGATATCCTGGATGAGTTTATCTAGGATGTAACTGGATCAGCTGTTTCATTAAAGATTAAACACATCAATTGGCATGGAGACACAGTCAGTGCAGGATAAACCAGGATAAAATCGGGCTTAACTTTTCCTGCTGCTCATTGAATCTTTGCTGAAACACCCCCTGAGCTAACCTGGTCTAACGTAGTCTAACCCTAATCTAACCTGATCTGACCTCGTCCACCCTAGTCTAACCCTGACCTAATCTACTCTAATCAGGTTTAACCTGGTCTAACCTAGTCTAAACTGGTCTAACCTAGTCCACCCTAGTCTAACCCTGGTCTAAACTACTTTGACCAGGTTTAAACTGGTCTAACCTGGCCTAACCTAGTCTAAACTGGTCTAACCTAGTTTAAACTGGTCTAACATAATCTAAACTGGTCTAACCTAGTCTCAACTGATCTAAACTGGTCTAACATAGTCTAACTTGGTCTATACTGGTCTAACCTAGTCTAACATAGTCTAAACTGGTCTAACTTGGTTTAAACCGGCCTAACCTGGTGCCTGTGTCCCACAGAGCTGGTCCAGTCAGAATGTTGGGCTGCCTGGTTTCGGGTCGGTTGGTCCAGACTGACCCGGTTCGTGTGTCCCAGGATAAATTTGTGTTCTTGCTCCCAGACTTTGAGCAGGTGAACCATGTGGTGGTCTTCCTGCTCGGTACCGAGCCTTTCCCGGCGGGGATGGGCGGGGCCGTCTACCTGTCGGTTCCGGACCCTGGAGGTGAGCTGTCCTGGCAGCTGCTGGGCTTCATCTCCAACGACAAACCCAGTGCCATCTTTAAGATCTCAGGGCTAAAGGCAGCCCGGCAGGTGGTGCCACAGCCCTTTGGGATGGGAGGCATGGGCGGGATGGTAGGAATGGGTGGGATGGGCGGGGCCGGGGCCCAGATCGGCGTGTCTGTGGAGGCTCTGGATCAGCTGGCCCAGCAGACCCCCACTAGCGGCACCACCGCCACCTCCTCCGACTCATTCTTGATGTTCACGCACAAGATGGTGGACAACTTCTACAACTTCCTGTCGTCATTCGCCCTCACCCAGGGACAGATGACccccagccaatcagagacctTCATCCCCTCCAGCTGTGTCCTGCGCTGGTACGAGAACTTCAAGAGACGGCTGGACCAGAACCCCACCTTCTGGAAAACCTGACCCAGGAACCAGTGACTCAGAACCCAAGCCAAGAGCGAGACCTGGAACCTTTAGAACAAAGAACAAACTGAGACCCCGCCCTGTAGAAGAACTGACCCAGGAACCTTCAAGACTTTTAGTTCCTCTCAGGCTGCTGTTGCTGGGGGGACTTGCCACCCTGgggtggttgccatggaaacactttaaaCAGGATATGTGTGATATTGCAAGGCATGCTGGGAAATGTTGTGATGAAAATTTATAGATATCtttgttaataaaatgtgtttttgtttccatggcaacacaAGTTTCTATGTTTGAACTTTGTGATGTCACTGTTCACTGAGTCCAGAGCTGACCAGCAGGGTCTCCACACAGATGTAGATATTATCACCTCtgctagttattattattattagtagtagtaatgaaataataataaatatattattaaagtTTTATTCTTAATTGTTTTATAAGCCagtataataaatgtaatttgatagattgatattttgtaaatacacaaatataattcATTTGGATTTTTGATGAGGCTTTTGAAATGTGAACAAATTAAAGATATTTAAACATAATTCAACTTTTAAAGGCAAAATTTGAATCTAATAGAATCACAATAAAtcctgttttatttcatttattttcactgaaataaTCAGACGGAGGTCGGAACTTTAATCTGTGAGCGGCTGTAGCGGCCCGGAGGAATTAGAAAGAAGCACACAGACCGAGTCGCTGCTGAGAGAACgataaacagtatttaaataACTACTACTAGTAGTTGTTAAACTGATTAGTTATTTAGCTAATAACAGTATAATTTATGATAGTAGATGATTTATAGGTGAGGATTTAAAGCTAATTTTGATTAAACCTCTGCGACTCCGCGTGACCTTCAGCTGCTGCACGAGGCGTTTTTTCAGGTAAACaacaacatgtaaacaaactgGAAGCTCCTGTTGTTAAAGTTTAAACTCTTGAAGAGGCGAAAATCGTAAAAAGCAAACCGGAAACGCCtccatctgtgtgtgttggCTTTAGCTTAGCATCAGAGGGCTCTGCGCGTCTGTAGGTCAGTGTGTTAACCTACataaagtattttaaaatgtataatttttattttatgaagcACAGGAAAATTTAacgagaatatttttttaattgaaatatttttttttgtgggaaaaacATTCAAAGAACCAAAGTTTgtgagagaagaaaaaatacGATGAATGATAAATATAGATAACTAAACAACTTATGCTCATTAAAATTGTTACAAAAGTTAGAATTATCCATAATGAAATCTTCAGGACTTAATTAATaatccttttcacactcggaaatcttgctcTGTTCAGTTCTCGTGcgtgaggtcaaaggtcaagtaGTGTGAACAGCGCGTCTGACAGGTTTAGATCATTTTTCCCTGTTGGAGTAttgattctttgaaaaaaataaatagcggAAACGTGATATCGGTCTGCAAGGTAGAAATGCCGAGTTTGCTGCTAAAGCTGCACACGAGCTAAATattcaggtttttcctgctttttccACTTATCGGCCTG carries:
- the hikeshi gene encoding protein Hikeshi, with protein sequence MLGCLVSGRLVQTDPVRVSQDKFVFLLPDFEQVNHVVVFLLGTEPFPAGMGGAVYLSVPDPGGELSWQLLGFISNDKPSAIFKISGLKAARQVVPQPFGMGGMGGMVGMGGMGGAGAQIGVSVEALDQLAQQTPTSGTTATSSDSFLMFTHKMVDNFYNFLSSFALTQGQMTPSQSETFIPSSCVLRWYENFKRRLDQNPTFWKT